A window of the Cicer arietinum cultivar CDC Frontier isolate Library 1 chromosome 6, Cicar.CDCFrontier_v2.0, whole genome shotgun sequence genome harbors these coding sequences:
- the LOC140920882 gene encoding uncharacterized protein isoform X2, with translation MKGCVFMDSISNEDDPSSLPPLCLSRDTSRFRYTFKGGLRSAKRVARVVVETVALNHSNVRWYVFGDDDTIFLQENLVKTLSKYDHELWYYIGAHSEIYEKNRLFGFGMAFGGAGFAISSSLANVLAKVFDSCLERYHHLYGSDGRVYSCLAELGVGLTHVPAFHQILHACASHLR, from the exons ATGAAAGGTTGTGTTTTTATGGATAGTATTAGTAATGAAGATGACCCTTCTTCTCTTCCTCCTCTTTGTTTATCTCGAGACACGTCGCGGTTTCGATACACTTTTAAAGGTGGACTTCGATCGGCGAAACGCGTGGCTCGAGTCGTTGTTGAGACAGTTGCTTTGAATCATTCAAATGTGAGGTGGTATGTGTTTGGTGATGATGACACAATTTTCTTGCAAGAGAATTTGGTTAAGACACTTTCTAAATATGATCATGAGCTTTGGTACTATATTGGTGCACACTCTGAGATTTATGAGAAGAATAGGTTGTTTGGTTTTGGAATGGCTTTTGGTGGTGCTGGTTTTGCTATTAGTTCTTCTTTGGCTAATGTTTTGGCTAAGGTTTTTGATTCTTGTTTGGAAAGGTATCATCATCTTTATGGAAGTGATGGTAGGGTGTACTCTTGTTTGGCTGAACTTGGTGTTGGATTGACACATGTACCAGCTTTTCACCAG ATTCTTCACGCTTGCGCTTCTCATTTACGTTGA
- the LOC140920882 gene encoding uncharacterized protein isoform X1 — MKGCVFMDSISNEDDPSSLPPLCLSRDTSRFRYTFKGGLRSAKRVARVVVETVALNHSNVRWYVFGDDDTIFLQENLVKTLSKYDHELWYYIGAHSEIYEKNRLFGFGMAFGGAGFAISSSLANVLAKVFDSCLERYHHLYGSDGRVYSCLAELGVGLTHVPAFHQYVHNNSQARISTKVIYCAD; from the exons ATGAAAGGTTGTGTTTTTATGGATAGTATTAGTAATGAAGATGACCCTTCTTCTCTTCCTCCTCTTTGTTTATCTCGAGACACGTCGCGGTTTCGATACACTTTTAAAGGTGGACTTCGATCGGCGAAACGCGTGGCTCGAGTCGTTGTTGAGACAGTTGCTTTGAATCATTCAAATGTGAGGTGGTATGTGTTTGGTGATGATGACACAATTTTCTTGCAAGAGAATTTGGTTAAGACACTTTCTAAATATGATCATGAGCTTTGGTACTATATTGGTGCACACTCTGAGATTTATGAGAAGAATAGGTTGTTTGGTTTTGGAATGGCTTTTGGTGGTGCTGGTTTTGCTATTAGTTCTTCTTTGGCTAATGTTTTGGCTAAGGTTTTTGATTCTTGTTTGGAAAGGTATCATCATCTTTATGGAAGTGATGGTAGGGTGTACTCTTGTTTGGCTGAACTTGGTGTTGGATTGACACATGTACCAGCTTTTCACCAG TATGTACACAACAATAGTCAAGCTCGGATCTCCACCAAGGTAATATATTGTGCTGATTGA
- the LOC101511305 gene encoding xyloglucan endotransglucosylase protein 6-like — MEHKGIPFPKDQPMGVYSSIWNADDWATQGGRVKTDWSHAPFIATYKAFEINACECPMSVAAMDNTKRCSSSSDDKKFWWDEPNLSVLNLHQSHQLMWVRAKHMVYDYCNDVSRFPITPLECVHHRHN; from the coding sequence ATGGAACACAAAGGAATTCCTTTTCCAAAGGACCAACCAATGGGTGTATACAGCTCAATATGGAATGCAGATGATTGGGCCACACAAGGAGGAAGAGTGAAAACAGATTGGAGTCATGCACCTTTTATTGCAACATATAAAGCCTTTGAAATCAATGCTTGTGAGTGTCCAATGTCAGTGGCTGCAATGGATAATACAAAGAGGTGTAGTAGTAGTAGTGATGATAAGAAGTTTTGGTGGGATGAGCCTAATTTGTCTGTACTTAATTTGCATCAATCTCATCAGCTTATGTGGGTCAGGGCTAAACATATGGTTTATGATTATTGTAATGATGTTAGTAGGTTTCCAATTACTCCTCTTGAGTGTGTCCATCATCGTCATAACTAG
- the LOC101515312 gene encoding aspartic proteinase 36-like, producing MHFDMILGQPSPSSVNSSATVSFGCGTHLGGGLIETPTLFDGTFGFGPGPLSVVSQLSTREIITNAFSHCLKGDGNGGGILALGAVVEPSIVYSPLAPSKCHYYINLESIAVNGQLLSIDPVAFLPAKYGDRGTTIDSGTTLAYLFSEVYNPLITSMVPQFSHPFVLAGNPCCLVSTSVDKFPLVSFNFAGGASMDVKPAQYLVQSDFRNAGLWCIGFQKVESGHQILGDLVLKDKIVVYDLAN from the exons ATGCATTTTGATATGATCCTCGGGCAGCCTTCTCCTTCAAGTGTTAACTCTTCAGCCACTGTCTCTTTTGG GTGTGGTACTCATCTTGGTGGAGGTTTGATTGAGACACCAACATTGTTTGATGGAACCTTTGGGTTTGGCCCTGGCCCTCTGTCTGTTGTGTCTCAATTGTCAACACGTGAAATAATAACGAATGCTTTTTCTCATTGCTTGAAAGGAGATGGCAATGGGGGAGGCATTCTAGCTCTTGGTGCAGTTGTGGAGCCAAGTATTGTCTATAGTCCACTTGCTCCATCAAA GTGTCATTATTACATAAATCTTGAGAGCATTGCTGTCAATGGACAgctcctctcaattgatccagtTGCATTTTTACCAGCCAAATATGGAGACAGGGGAACTACTATTGACAGTGGTACAACACTGGCGTATCTTTTTTCGGAAGTCTATAATCCTCTG ATAACTTCTATGGTGCCACAATTTAGCCATCCCTTTGTTTTAGCAGGAAACCCGTGTTGTCTTGTCTCAACCAg TGTAGATAAGTTTCCTTTAGTCAGCTTTAACTTTGCGGGTGGAGCATCCATGGATGTAAAACCAGCACAATATCTTGTGCAGAGTGATTTCAGG AATGCTGGGTTGTGGTGCATAGGTTTCCAGAAAGTGGAAAGCGGACACCAAATATTAGGAG ATCTTGTCTTAAAAGATAAGATCGTTGTCTACGATTTGGCTAATTAG
- the LOC113783900 gene encoding uncharacterized protein: MKGCVFMDSISNEDDPSSLPPLCLSRDTSRFRYTFKGGLRSAIRVARVVVETVALNHSNVRWYVFGDDDTIFLPENLVKTLSKYDHELWYYIGAHSEIYEQNRLFGFGMAFGGAGFAISSSLANVLAKVFDSCLERYHHLYGSDGRVYSCLAELGVGLIHVPAFHQVDLTGNIFGLLAAHPVTPLLSLHHPDFTDPIFPNMTTTQALQHLFKAVNVGSQRMLQQTICYEKWFSWTISVSWGYAVQVFPSHMFLPDVVNVQETFKQWKQGNVWAKTYTFNTRPLHHDPCKRSTIFYSDNMSFGEDGMIKSYYNKSFQNCSNELGSLNKLEVIKVFTNKLDLDIKHDGCEFPRPRQLP, encoded by the exons ATGAAAGGTTGTGTTTTTATGGATAGTATTAGTAATGAAGATGACCCTTCTTCTCTTCCTCCTCTTTGTTTATCTCGAGACACGTCGCGGTTTCGATACACTTTTAAAGGTGGACTTCGATCGGCGATACGCGTGGCTCGAGTCGTTGTTGAGACAGTTGCTTTGAATCATTCAAATGTGAGGTGGTATGTGTTTGGTGATGATGACACAATTTTCTTGCCAGAGAATTTGGTTAAGACACTTTCTAAATATGATCATGAGCTTTGGTACTATATTGGTGCACACTCTGAGATTTATGAGCAGAATAGGTTGTTTGGTTTTGGAATGGCTTTTGGTGGTGCTGGTTTTGCTATTAGTTCTTCTTTGGCTAATGTTTTGGCTAAGGTTTTTGATTCTTGTTTGGAAAGGTATCATCATCTTTATGGAAGTGATGGTAGGGTGTACTCTTGTTTGGCTGAACTTGGTGTTGGATTGATACATGTACCAGCTTTTCACCAG GTTGATTTGACTGGAAATATCTTTGGCCTGTTAGCTGCACATCCAGTAACACCCTTATTATCTCTACATCATCCTGATTTCACAGATCCAATCTTTCCAAACATGACAACAACACAAGCTCTCCAACATTTATTCAAAGCAGTAAATGTTGGTTCTCAAAGAATGTTGCAACAAACAATTTGCTACGAAAAATGGTTTTCATGGACAATTTCTGTTTCATGGGGTTATGCTGTTCAAGTATTCCCTAGTCATATGTTTTTGCCAGATGTTGTTAATGTGCAAGAAACATTCAAGCAGTGGAAGCAAGGAAATGTGTGGGCAAAAACATATACTTTTAATACTAGACCACTTCACCATGATCCATGTAAAAGATCCACCATCTTTTATTCAGATAATATGTCTTTTGGTGAGGATGGAATgataaaaagttattataataaatCTTTCCAAAATTGCTCAAATGAATTGGGGTCTCTAAATAAATTAGAAGTCATCAAAGTGTTCACTAATAAGCTTGACCTTGACATCAAACACGATGGTTGCGAGTTTCCCCGTCCAAGGCAACTCCCATAA